A single Gambusia affinis linkage group LG22, SWU_Gaff_1.0, whole genome shotgun sequence DNA region contains:
- the LOC122825332 gene encoding breast cancer metastasis-suppressor 1-like protein-A, whose translation MPVHSREKKESNHEEMEVDFPEQDGSSTDEEDTVSSTVSEDGDSSEMDDEDCERRRMECLDEMTTLEKQFTDLKEQLYKERLSQVEIKLQEVMAGCAQEYLEPLANLQENMQIRTKVAGIYKDLCLESVKNKYECEIQAACQHWESEKLLLFDTVQSELEEKIRRLEEDRHSIDITSELWNDGLQARKNKKKDPFCPVKKKKPVVVSGPYIVYMLQDLDILEDWTAIRKAMASLAPHRVKVDVPAVKPDRHHHVARSEEGRLFYDNQWYCRGQTICINRKDEFPTSAIITTINNDEVWFKRLDGTKSKLYISQLQKGKYTIKHS comes from the exons ATGCCGGTCCACTCACgggagaagaaagaaagcaacCACGAAGAAATGGAGGTGGATTTTCCGGAGCAAGACGGCAGCAGCACAGACGAGGAGGACACGGTTAGCTCGACCGTGTCTGAAGATGGAGACAGCTCTG AGATGGATGATGAGGACtgtgagaggaggaggatggagtGTCTGGATGAGATGACAACACTAGAAAAACAATTCACCGACCTCAAGGAGCA GCTGTACAAGGAGCGCCTCAGCCAGGTGGAGATAAAGCTGCAGGAGGTGATGGCCGGCTGCGCCCAGGAGTACCTGGAGCCTTTGGCCAACCTGCAGGAGAACATGCAGATCCGGACCAAAGTAGCCG GGATCTACAAAGACCTGTGCCTGGAGTCGGTGAAGAACAAATACGAGTGCGAAATCCAAGCTGCTTGCCAGCACTGGGAG AGTgagaagctgctgcttttcGACACCGTGCAGAGCGAGCTGGAAGAGAAGATACGAAGACTGGAGGAGGACAGGCACAGTATTGACATTACGTCAG AGTTATGGAATGATGGACTGCAGGCtcggaaaaacaagaaaaaagatcCCTTTTGTCCcgtcaagaagaagaaacctgTAGTCGTTTCTG GGCCTTATATTGTTTACATGCTGCAAGACCTGGATATTCTTGAAGACTGGACGGCCATAAGAAAG GCGATGGCGTCCTTGGCGCCACACCGGGTGAAAGTGGATG TCCCTGCAGTGAAACCGGACAGACATCACCATGTGGCGCGCTCCGAGGAAGGTCGGCTTTTCTACGACAACCAGTGGTACTGCAGGGGACAGACCATCTGCATCAACAGAAAAGACGAGTTTCCAACCAG cgccatcatcaccaccatcaacAACGATGAGGTGTGGTTCAAGCGGCTGGACGGCACCAAGTCCAAGCTGTACATCTCCCAGCTGCAGAAAGGCAAATACACCATCAAGCACTCCTAG
- the LOC122825334 gene encoding NF-kappa-B inhibitor alpha-like: protein MAVHTMHGQMDYNLDSKQGKMLEDRLDSGVDSLKDETLMIEDFKDLTVRCKEENTEEWEPWRDAVTEDGDTLLHLAIIHEATEHALQMIQLSRSHSFLNKQNHQRQTALHLAVITEQPKLVDCLLKAGADLLLTDDSGNTALHIACKRGSMACFGVITQNCQRHLTSVLSIPNYSGHSCLHLASINGYVSLVESLVQLGANINEQEPCSGRTALHLAVDLQNPTLVRCLLDLGAEVNCQNYGGFTPYHLTYGRQNDEIRCQLYERTALELRALPESESDDSDMEDLELMEDELYDDIVFGK from the exons ATGGCCGTTCACACAATGCACGGACAAATGGATTATAACTTGGACAGCAAGCAGGGGAAAATGCTAGAGGACCGCCTGGACAGCGGCGTGGACTCCTTAAAGGACGAAACCCTGATGATCGAGGACTTTAAGGACCTGACTGTGAGATGCAAGGAGGAGAACACGGAGGAGTGGGAGCCGTGGAGGGACGCGGTGACCGAGGACGGAGACAC ACTGCTCCACTTGGCCATCATTCATGAAGCCACTGAACATGCCCTTCAGATGATCCAGCTCTCCAGAAGTCACTCTTTCCTCAACAAACAGAACCACCAAAGACAG ACTGCCCTCCACCTGGCAGTGATCACCGAGCAGCCCAAGTTGGTGGACTGTCTCCTGAAAGCCGGCGCTGACCTGCTGCTGACCGACGACAGCGGCAACACGGCTCTCCACATCGCCTGCAAACGCGGCTCCATGGCGTGCTTCGGCGTCATCACCCAGAACTGCCAACGCCACCTCACCTCCGTCCTGTCCATCCCCAACTACAGTG GACACAGCTGCCTCCATTTGGCATCCATTAACGGCTACGTTTCCTTGGTGGAAAGCCTCGTTCAGCTGGGAGCGAACATCAACGAACAG GAACCCTGCAGTGGACGGACAGCTCTCCACTTGGCTGTCGATCTGCAGAACCCCACGCTAGTCCGATGCCTTCTTGACCTCGGCGCAGAGGTCAACTGCCAGAACTACGGAGGCTTCACGCCATACCACCTTACGTACGGGCGGCAGAACGACGAGATCCGCTGCCAGTTGTACGAGCGGACGGCGCTGGAGCTGAGGGCGCTGCCTGAGAGCGAGTCAGACGACAGCGACATGGAGGACCTGGAGTTGATGGAGGATGAG CTCTATGACGACATAGTGTTTGGGAAGTAG